A part of Helicobacter himalayensis genomic DNA contains:
- a CDS encoding gamma-glutamyl-CDP-amidate hydrolase, whose translation MNYIGITQRLIQHTAYNEIRECLAQDWGRFFACELKDFLPLPLSYGIDFSRYAPFLSGVILSGGNDLGIFCDDGLSQIRDNYEYALIKYCIKHNIPLLGVCRGAQILAYFFDSTLKACSGHTQAHLVYSATSRFYVNSFHHYCITHLGADLIELAAAKRCDYGEQSLDSHQYSIEGFKHKSRALFGIMWHIERDGGLENTEILDSYLECVKKFKENKQ comes from the coding sequence ATGAATTATATTGGGATAACACAAAGATTGATACAACACACCGCATATAATGAAATACGAGAGTGTTTAGCACAGGATTGGGGGAGATTTTTTGCGTGTGAGTTGAAAGATTTTTTGCCATTACCTTTGAGTTATGGGATAGATTTTAGTCGTTATGCACCATTTTTAAGCGGAGTGATTCTAAGTGGAGGAAATGACTTGGGGATATTTTGTGATGATGGACTTTCACAAATACGTGACAATTATGAATACGCTCTTATTAAGTATTGCATAAAGCATAATATTCCCCTACTTGGAGTGTGTCGAGGCGCACAGATTCTAGCTTATTTTTTTGATTCGACACTCAAGGCTTGTAGTGGGCATACACAAGCACATTTAGTTTATAGTGCAACTTCAAGGTTTTATGTCAATTCATTTCATCATTATTGCATAACACATTTGGGAGCAGACCTTATAGAATTAGCAGCAGCAAAGAGATGTGATTATGGAGAGCAGAGTTTAGATTCTCATCAATATAGTATAGAGGGCTTTAAGCATAAAAGTAGGGCACTTTTTGGGATTATGTGGCACATCGAGCGAGATGGGGGATTAGAAAATACTGAGATTTTGGATTCTTATCTTGAATGTGTGAAAAAATTTAAAGAAAACAAGCAATAA
- the trpA gene encoding tryptophan synthase subunit alpha, producing MNKAKGLEQVFTGKKAFVPFITCGYPSLEVSEHMIEAMASSGADLIELGIPFSDPTAEGAVIEQASLLALQNGTRTDCVFAMIARVRERCDVALAIMTYANIVFVYGIEKFCQKANALGICALILPDVPYEESEEFRAICERYNIALISFVAPTSSKERIEMIAKAAQGFIYCVSSLGVTGERSALSNQLQETIDTIKAVKNIPVCVGFGISTPAQASEVAHYADGVIVGSAIVRRCLEYKDSCIEPISAYVKEMKEAISK from the coding sequence ATGAATAAGGCAAAAGGTTTGGAGCAAGTTTTTACGGGTAAAAAGGCGTTTGTTCCATTTATCACCTGCGGTTATCCTAGCCTTGAGGTGAGTGAGCATATGATTGAGGCTATGGCAAGTAGTGGCGCGGATTTGATAGAGCTTGGGATTCCATTTTCTGATCCCACAGCCGAAGGTGCGGTGATAGAGCAAGCTAGCCTATTGGCGTTGCAAAATGGGACACGCACGGATTGTGTATTTGCGATGATTGCGCGCGTGCGGGAGCGTTGTGATGTGGCGTTGGCGATTATGACCTATGCAAATATTGTGTTTGTGTATGGGATTGAGAAATTTTGTCAAAAAGCAAATGCACTTGGAATCTGCGCACTTATCCTGCCAGATGTGCCTTATGAGGAGAGTGAGGAGTTTAGGGCGATTTGTGAGCGTTATAATATCGCGCTTATTTCTTTTGTCGCGCCTACTTCGTCAAAGGAACGCATTGAAATGATAGCAAAAGCTGCGCAGGGCTTTATATACTGCGTTTCTTCGCTTGGTGTTACGGGTGAAAGGAGCGCGCTTTCAAACCAACTACAAGAAACAATAGACACTATTAAAGCGGTGAAAAATATCCCCGTGTGTGTGGGCTTTGGTATCTCTACGCCAGCACAAGCAAGCGAAGTCGCACACTATGCTGATGGAGTGATTGTAGGAAGTGCGATAGTTAGGCGCTGTTTGGAGTATAAAGATTCTTGCATAGAGCCTATCAGTGCGTATGTCAAGGAAATGAAAGAAGCGATTAGCAAGTAA
- a CDS encoding PEP-utilizing enzyme, translating to MLHFSTKAGNLAQLYDLQTQNKLKHTRVLPLLTTTLNALQNQESKNAILDSIATFECQKLIIRSSSQAEDSTKSSNAGAYESIANVDSNDKKALLEALYKVALSMPNPDDEVLIQPMLESISMCGVAFSVDKESGAPYFCISYDQSGSNSAITSGSEGEIFSFCEFRGYKDIKANSPKVDSRNSDIATHHNLDYPYLERVMDMVRELEVLFDCKALDVEFALSEDVLYCLQVRVLVIAHTLQNNLLSTRALSRLYKRIDSLCAPQEHILGERSVFGVMPDWNPAEIIGLKPKRLALSLYKEIITDNIWAYQRDNYGYRNLRSHPLIHSFLGIPYVDVRLSFNSFIPKNLDSHIASKLVDYYTSRLIENPQLHDKIEFDIVLSCYDFAIDSKLKKLLNFGFNANELKRIEFSLLELTNSILNPQNGLYLRDLHKMEELRLRYESIVRSSAGVYDKIYWCIEDCKRFGTLPFAGIARAAFVAMQMLHSLVEIGFLSIEEKESFLGSLHSVSKDLSMDLMILKTTGNKKAFLEKYGHLRAGSYNILSPRYDESFESYFDMLDSLPNPKNMHTTFSLSEERFKELDTLLRENGLKISGKELFLFFTCVIEGRESVKFEFSKLLSYALKLIKELGENLDIEVQDMAHLDIKSILSLYSSLYKDSPKERFLSEIQAHKLEFALTLSLKLPSLILRGSDVWSFYLPNIAPNFITQKSVTADVLVLETLKQDSIKTQDFRDKIVLIESADPGFDFLFTQPIAGFITCYGGANSHMAIRAAELQMPAVIGVGEEAFAKYKLAYKLRLECASEQILCL from the coding sequence ATGCTACATTTTTCTACCAAAGCAGGTAATCTCGCGCAACTTTATGATTTACAAACCCAAAATAAACTCAAACACACAAGGGTTTTGCCTCTTTTGACTACAACTCTCAATGCCTTACAAAATCAAGAATCTAAAAATGCCATTTTAGATTCTATCGCTACGTTTGAGTGTCAAAAACTTATCATCAGATCAAGTTCTCAAGCCGAAGATAGCACAAAATCTTCAAATGCTGGAGCATATGAGAGTATTGCAAATGTGGATTCTAATGACAAAAAAGCGTTGCTAGAGGCTCTATATAAAGTTGCTTTAAGTATGCCAAATCCAGATGATGAGGTGCTAATCCAGCCAATGCTAGAATCTATTAGCATGTGTGGCGTCGCATTTAGTGTTGATAAAGAAAGTGGCGCACCTTATTTTTGTATCAGCTATGATCAGAGTGGGAGCAATAGCGCGATTACAAGTGGAAGTGAAGGGGAGATTTTTTCATTTTGTGAATTTAGAGGCTACAAAGATATAAAGGCAAATTCACCAAAAGTGGATTCTAGAAATTCAGATATAGCCACTCATCATAACCTAGATTATCCATATTTAGAGCGTGTAATGGATATGGTGAGGGAATTGGAAGTTCTTTTTGATTGCAAAGCTTTAGATGTAGAATTTGCTTTGAGTGAAGATGTGCTGTATTGCTTGCAAGTGCGTGTTTTGGTGATTGCTCATACATTGCAAAATAACTTATTAAGTACGCGAGCATTATCGCGCCTTTATAAACGGATAGATTCTCTTTGTGCTCCACAAGAACATATTTTGGGGGAAAGAAGCGTATTTGGCGTTATGCCTGATTGGAATCCAGCCGAGATTATTGGACTCAAACCAAAACGTTTGGCTTTGAGCTTGTATAAGGAGATTATTACAGATAATATTTGGGCGTATCAGCGCGATAACTATGGTTACAGAAATCTTCGATCTCACCCACTTATACATTCATTTTTAGGTATTCCTTATGTTGATGTGAGGCTTTCTTTTAATTCTTTTATACCTAAAAATCTAGATTCTCATATCGCAAGCAAACTCGTGGATTATTATACTTCTAGGCTTATAGAAAATCCACAGCTTCACGATAAAATCGAGTTTGATATTGTGCTTTCTTGCTATGATTTCGCCATAGATTCTAAGCTAAAAAAACTCCTTAATTTTGGCTTTAATGCAAATGAGCTTAAGCGTATAGAATTTAGTCTTTTAGAGCTTACAAACTCCATCCTTAATCCTCAAAATGGCTTGTATCTTAGAGATTTACACAAAATGGAAGAATTGCGCTTGCGTTATGAGAGCATTGTGCGCTCAAGTGCAGGTGTGTATGATAAGATTTATTGGTGTATTGAGGATTGTAAGCGATTTGGGACATTGCCATTTGCAGGTATTGCACGTGCAGCATTTGTGGCTATGCAGATGTTGCATTCTTTGGTGGAGATAGGATTTTTGAGCATTGAGGAAAAAGAGAGCTTTTTAGGATCGTTACACAGCGTATCCAAAGACTTAAGTATGGATTTGATGATATTAAAAACAACTGGCAATAAAAAAGCATTTTTGGAGAAATACGGACATTTGCGTGCGGGGAGTTATAATATACTCTCTCCTCGCTATGATGAGAGTTTTGAGAGCTATTTTGATATGCTAGATTCTCTACCAAATCCAAAAAATATGCATACTACCTTTAGCTTGAGTGAAGAAAGATTTAAAGAGCTTGATACACTTTTGCGAGAGAATGGTTTAAAAATTAGTGGCAAAGAATTATTTTTGTTTTTTACTTGTGTGATTGAGGGGAGAGAGAGTGTGAAATTTGAATTTTCAAAGCTACTCTCTTATGCACTCAAACTCATCAAAGAACTTGGTGAGAATCTTGATATAGAAGTGCAAGATATGGCACATTTAGACATTAAAAGTATTTTAAGTTTATATTCAAGTTTATATAAAGATAGCCCTAAAGAGAGATTTTTAAGCGAGATACAAGCTCACAAATTAGAATTTGCCCTTACGCTTTCTCTCAAGCTTCCTAGTCTTATACTTAGAGGCTCTGATGTATGGAGCTTTTATCTTCCAAATATAGCCCCAAATTTTATTACACAAAAAAGTGTCACAGCAGATGTTTTGGTATTAGAAACACTCAAACAAGATTCTATAAAAACACAAGATTTTAGAGATAAAATTGTGCTTATAGAATCAGCTGACCCGGGATTTGATTTCTTATTTACGCAACCAATCGCAGGATTTATTACTTGCTATGGCGGAGCTAATTCTCATATGGCAATCCGAGCAGCAGAGTTGCAAATGCCAGCAGTGATTGGCGTGGGAGAAGAAGCATTTGCAAAATACAAACTTGCTTATAAGCTACGGTTAGAATGTGCAAGTGAGCAGATTTTATGTTTGTAA
- a CDS encoding DUF2972 domain-containing protein — protein MLRFLSECKVTLNWHCAENGEKRYCDIWRMLVGGILRNRFCVIAISELGFKDEKRFFASIFKPTDALCLVRDPISVLKSFVNMQYSSTPSVVKECRLDTSYDEILKVFYSDFARTDVTQDMKALYTEPTLVGIRNLINPHTMSVIYPFIQNSLLHSFGGRIQKVHYMDMSAISKERAFESFQDLSARFGFNPPVNREFFEGKLYGSLHAILPFYLCVEYDTPDSLHIRTAPQKQVFKILITTLQKQDNTRHSLDMTKHFAVPDEFSNIRIYADIRTYNDFCKLKDSSAIFDSIKLYLNGFFVALRVQCQTKKTISEYQIIEYLYANPSVALELKSLLDMELAHIKTNASEIVQSWEYYQGFEMMCACILQDKPFDMASLSQSIQFEKSTQPIQFVRES, from the coding sequence ATGCTGCGGTTTTTGAGCGAATGTAAAGTTACGCTAAATTGGCATTGTGCTGAAAATGGAGAGAAGCGATATTGCGATATTTGGCGTATGCTTGTAGGTGGAATATTGCGAAATAGATTCTGTGTGATTGCTATATCAGAGCTTGGATTTAAAGATGAGAAACGTTTTTTTGCCTCTATCTTTAAGCCTACAGATGCACTTTGTCTTGTACGAGATCCTATAAGTGTGCTAAAATCTTTTGTGAATATGCAATATTCATCTACGCCTTCTGTTGTAAAAGAATGTCGTCTTGATACGTCTTATGATGAGATTTTGAAAGTTTTTTATTCGGATTTTGCGCGAACAGATGTGACACAGGATATGAAGGCTCTATACACAGAGCCTACTCTTGTGGGGATTAGGAATCTTATTAATCCTCACACAATGTCTGTAATTTATCCATTTATCCAAAATTCACTGCTTCATAGCTTTGGCGGGCGGATTCAAAAAGTGCATTATATGGATATGAGCGCGATTTCAAAAGAGAGGGCATTTGAGAGTTTTCAAGACTTAAGTGCGCGTTTTGGATTTAACCCTCCAGTGAATAGAGAATTTTTTGAAGGTAAATTATATGGCTCATTGCACGCGATTTTGCCATTTTATCTGTGTGTGGAATACGACACTCCAGATTCTCTACACATAAGAACAGCACCTCAAAAGCAAGTGTTTAAAATACTCATAACAACATTGCAAAAACAAGATAATACACGGCACTCTCTTGATATGACAAAGCATTTTGCTGTGCCAGATGAGTTTAGCAATATTAGAATCTATGCTGATATAAGGACATATAATGACTTTTGTAAGCTTAAGGATTCAAGCGCGATATTTGATTCTATAAAGCTTTACCTTAATGGATTTTTTGTCGCTTTGCGTGTGCAGTGTCAAACCAAAAAAACTATCAGCGAATACCAAATCATTGAATATTTGTATGCTAATCCATCTGTAGCACTTGAGCTTAAAAGTTTGCTTGATATGGAATTAGCTCATATCAAAACTAATGCGTCAGAAATCGTGCAATCTTGGGAGTATTATCAAGGCTTTGAGATGATGTGTGCATGTATATTGCAGGATAAGCCTTTTGATATGGCTAGTTTAAGTCAATCAATCCAATTTGAAAAATCCACACAGCCTATACAATTTGTGAGAGAATCTTGA
- a CDS encoding 3'(2'),5'-bisphosphate nucleotidase CysQ family protein — translation MQNIIMQILRAAFYAGEEILRFYGDGDFILKNDNSPLTSADIASHTYLCQELLRIVDIPICSEENELEYLKRKDLERYFLIDPLDGTKDFLAHNDEFCINIALMEKQDEQTLPILGVIYAPALHQIYFGAQGFGAYVITNFEKKFFNIDSMNMTSLLANAKKLPLDIASPDRHTALISNFHHSSYTQDFLQHYSLATRALGASLKFCLVASGEAYIYPRFIGSKEWDSAAGDIIIQESGGIVLDVETKKPLCYNKPCIKNNHFIAFSQQAQGGIIYREFCNGRI, via the coding sequence ATGCAAAATATTATTATGCAAATTTTGAGAGCTGCTTTTTATGCTGGAGAAGAGATTTTGCGATTTTATGGCGATGGGGATTTCATACTCAAAAATGATAATTCCCCGCTAACTTCAGCAGATATTGCAAGCCATACATATTTGTGTCAAGAGCTTTTGCGTATTGTAGATATTCCTATTTGTTCTGAAGAAAATGAGCTGGAGTATCTAAAGCGCAAGGATTTGGAGAGGTATTTTCTTATCGATCCACTTGATGGGACAAAAGATTTTCTCGCACACAATGATGAGTTTTGTATAAATATTGCACTTATGGAGAAGCAAGATGAACAAACATTGCCGATTTTAGGCGTGATATATGCCCCAGCATTGCATCAGATTTACTTTGGTGCGCAGGGATTTGGTGCGTATGTAATCACAAACTTCGAAAAAAAATTTTTCAATATAGATTCTATGAATATGACATCTCTTTTGGCAAATGCCAAAAAACTACCATTAGATATTGCAAGCCCTGATAGACACACAGCTTTAATTTCAAATTTTCATCACTCATCATATACACAAGATTTTTTACAGCATTATTCTTTGGCGACAAGGGCATTGGGAGCGAGCTTAAAATTTTGTCTTGTAGCAAGCGGAGAAGCTTATATTTATCCTCGCTTTATAGGAAGCAAAGAGTGGGATAGTGCAGCAGGAGATATTATCATACAAGAAAGTGGAGGAATAGTGCTTGATGTGGAGACCAAAAAACCGCTTTGCTATAATAAACCATGCATTAAAAATAACCATTTCATCGCTTTTAGTCAGCAGGCACAAGGTGGGATAATTTATAGGGAGTTTTGTAATGGTAGAATCTAA
- a CDS encoding adenylyl-sulfate kinase, which yields MVESKKGLVIWLTGLAGSGKSTIGRVLYQYLKAKIPNVVYIDGDELRELFGATSYDKNGRIDMALKRAKLAHILSLQGIVCVVSTISMFEPIYAYNRTHLPHYFEVYIQCPFDELIKRDQKGLYSGGLNGEIRDIVGIDIAFDEPTPHLCIDNSKTENLEAKAKQILESLPLLLK from the coding sequence ATGGTAGAATCTAAAAAAGGCTTGGTAATATGGCTCACAGGACTTGCAGGAAGTGGTAAAAGCACGATAGGCAGAGTGCTGTACCAATACCTCAAAGCAAAGATTCCAAATGTCGTCTATATCGATGGTGATGAGTTGAGAGAGCTTTTTGGTGCGACAAGTTATGATAAAAATGGACGCATAGATATGGCACTTAAGCGAGCCAAATTAGCGCATATTCTTTCACTTCAAGGAATTGTGTGCGTAGTTAGCACAATTTCAATGTTTGAGCCTATTTATGCCTATAATCGCACGCATTTACCACATTACTTTGAAGTCTATATACAATGCCCTTTTGATGAACTGATAAAACGCGATCAAAAGGGATTGTACTCTGGTGGGCTCAATGGAGAGATACGCGATATTGTAGGTATTGATATAGCATTTGATGAACCAACACCACATCTTTGCATTGATAATAGCAAAACAGAGAATCTTGAAGCAAAAGCAAAGCAGATTCTAGAGTCATTACCTTTATTATTGAAATAA
- a CDS encoding YihY family inner membrane protein, which translates to MLATHFKKIGTLYRKIRIEFHTIYNFFDQQLIYAASLSFYSIFALIPLLLIFFSILLNIPQFHAQVQDLKETILSNMLPTHTDMLSQYLDTFLENSTKLGVMGIVSVLITSILFFRNFEYVAAKMFNSKPKNFLDSLVVYWTMITLFPISLALSVYFSSEVQKTLKGVADLSLLFDWLPYVITWSMFLLLFKISANKPLNLLALVCSSLGTTIVWLITKWGFVYYIFYNETYKSIYGQISILLFLMTWIYVSWVIILCGMRVCEGLMSNFGKKIEQTFGFKSMV; encoded by the coding sequence ATGCTTGCAACACATTTTAAAAAAATTGGCACACTCTATCGCAAAATAAGAATTGAATTTCACACAATCTACAATTTTTTTGACCAGCAACTTATCTACGCCGCTTCGCTAAGCTTTTATAGCATTTTTGCGCTTATCCCGCTGTTGCTTATTTTTTTCTCAATCCTGCTTAATATCCCGCAGTTTCACGCCCAAGTCCAAGACCTCAAAGAAACAATTCTTTCAAATATGCTTCCTACGCATACTGATATGCTTTCTCAATACCTTGACACCTTTTTAGAAAACTCCACAAAACTCGGCGTGATGGGGATTGTCTCTGTGCTTATCACTTCAATTTTATTCTTTCGTAACTTTGAATACGTCGCGGCAAAAATGTTTAACTCTAAGCCAAAAAATTTCCTAGATTCCCTCGTGGTGTATTGGACGATGATAACGCTTTTCCCCATCTCACTAGCCCTTTCTGTGTATTTTAGTTCAGAGGTGCAAAAGACGCTTAAAGGCGTGGCAGATTTGAGCCTGCTTTTTGATTGGCTGCCTTATGTTATCACTTGGTCGATGTTTTTGCTCCTTTTTAAAATCTCGGCAAACAAGCCCTTAAATCTTTTAGCGCTTGTTTGTTCTAGCCTTGGGACGACGATTGTGTGGCTTATCACAAAATGGGGCTTTGTGTATTATATTTTTTACAATGAAACTTACAAAAGCATTTATGGGCAAATTTCGATTTTGCTTTTTTTGATGACTTGGATTTATGTCTCTTGGGTGATTATATTATGCGGAATGCGCGTATGCGAGGGATTGATGAGTAATTTTGGTAAGAAAATCGAGCAAACCTTTGGCTTTAAAAGTATGGTCTAG
- the pseI gene encoding pseudaminic acid synthase has protein sequence MPQKPLLVAELSANHSGSLEVAKDSFQAIAKSGAKAVKLQTYTPDCLTLNAKNKYFQIKGSPWEGRYLYDLYKEAQTPWEWHKELFKLGKELGLLVFSSPFSPKGVEFLESLDCPMYKIASFEVLDLELIAEVARCKKPVILSSGIANDEEIALALEVCYKYGAYDITLLHCVSSYPAPLDSMNLAQMPRIKEKFGVKFGLSDHTLDTLCACIATSLGASVIEKHFILDKSLQSADSSFSLDARGFTELSKVIDETFCALGNGVDSNAPKKGREFARGIWVSEEIKKGAILTHQNIKILRPNIEGGLHPKSYSEILGCKATRDLHFGEPLRGGDFTH, from the coding sequence ATCCCTCAAAAGCCCTTACTTGTAGCAGAACTAAGTGCAAATCATAGTGGAAGTTTGGAAGTGGCAAAAGATTCTTTTCAAGCCATTGCCAAAAGTGGCGCAAAGGCGGTGAAATTGCAAACTTACACGCCTGATTGCCTTACTTTGAATGCAAAAAATAAATATTTTCAAATCAAAGGCTCGCCGTGGGAAGGGCGATATTTGTATGATTTATACAAAGAGGCGCAAACACCTTGGGAGTGGCATAAGGAGCTTTTTAAGCTAGGAAAAGAGCTAGGATTGCTTGTTTTTAGCTCGCCATTTTCACCAAAAGGTGTGGAGTTTTTAGAATCCCTTGATTGCCCAATGTATAAAATTGCGAGTTTTGAGGTGCTAGATTTGGAGCTTATCGCTGAGGTGGCGCGGTGTAAGAAACCTGTGATTTTATCAAGTGGCATTGCAAATGATGAAGAAATCGCACTCGCATTAGAAGTGTGCTACAAGTATGGCGCGTATGATATTACGCTTTTGCATTGTGTGAGTAGTTATCCTGCCCCGCTAGATTCTATGAATCTAGCGCAAATGCCAAGGATTAAAGAAAAATTTGGCGTGAAGTTTGGTTTATCTGACCACACGCTAGATACACTTTGTGCGTGCATTGCGACGAGTTTGGGCGCGAGTGTGATTGAAAAGCATTTTATTTTGGATAAAAGCTTGCAGAGTGCGGATAGTAGCTTTAGTCTTGATGCACGCGGATTTACAGAGCTAAGCAAGGTTATTGATGAGACATTTTGTGCGTTAGGAAATGGGGTGGATTCTAATGCGCCAAAAAAAGGCAGGGAGTTTGCACGTGGAATTTGGGTGAGTGAAGAGATTAAAAAAGGCGCGATTTTAACGCATCAAAATATTAAAATCTTGCGCCCAAACATAGAGGGTGGCTTGCACCCAAAAAGTTATAGCGAGATTTTAGGGTGCAAGGCGACACGCGATTTGCACTTTGGTGAGCCATTAAGAGGAGGCGATTTCACGCATTAA
- a CDS encoding class I SAM-dependent methyltransferase, producing the protein MKQGDFTEVAKHYHNRPAYSAMLLEKLIACVKPHHLPIQSFKVAEIGAGTGKLSKMLANFGLQLTCVEPNANMRSEGMAYTKSCDIVWREGSGEATGLESNAYDWVVMASSFHWTDPSKSIPEFARILKSGGYFTALWNPRNIKEDSIFGEIECEIKAIVPELSRVSSGSQNVKKWEEILTSTGDFKECFFMECDYIEIMDKARYMGAWHSVNDIQAQAGEGRWQEILQMIESKIAHLNLIEIPYKIRAWSVQSTH; encoded by the coding sequence ATGAAGCAAGGAGATTTTACAGAGGTAGCAAAGCATTATCACAATCGTCCTGCATACAGTGCAATGTTATTAGAAAAACTCATCGCGTGCGTAAAGCCACATCATTTACCTATCCAATCTTTTAAGGTAGCAGAGATTGGTGCAGGGACGGGTAAATTGAGCAAAATGCTTGCGAATTTTGGCTTGCAACTTACTTGCGTCGAGCCGAATGCAAATATGCGATCTGAAGGCATGGCTTACACCAAATCATGCGATATTGTTTGGCGTGAAGGGAGTGGCGAAGCCACAGGACTAGAATCTAATGCTTATGATTGGGTAGTTATGGCGAGTTCATTTCATTGGACTGATCCTTCTAAGTCTATTCCGGAATTTGCCAGAATCTTAAAGTCGGGAGGCTATTTTACAGCACTTTGGAATCCACGCAACATCAAAGAAGATTCTATTTTTGGGGAGATTGAATGTGAGATAAAAGCCATAGTGCCAGAATTAAGCCGTGTTTCAAGTGGAAGTCAAAATGTCAAAAAATGGGAAGAGATTCTCACAAGCACGGGGGATTTTAAAGAATGCTTTTTTATGGAATGTGATTATATAGAGATTATGGATAAAGCTCGTTATATGGGGGCATGGCATTCTGTTAATGATATACAGGCTCAAGCAGGCGAGGGTCGTTGGCAAGAGATTTTGCAAATGATAGAGAGCAAAATTGCTCATCTTAATTTAATTGAAATTCCATACAAAATTCGCGCTTGGAGCGTGCAAAGCACACATTAA
- a CDS encoding sugar phosphate nucleotidyltransferase: MKALILAAGFGSRLMPLTKDIPKCLVQYKQKAILEYALCALRESGITDIGIVGGYKFEVLEQYAKTHGINYIFRNPHFAKTNMVATLFCAEGFLTKCVNEQEGVLISYADIIYQKELVEAMKSYKGDFGIAIDMNWRALWERRFTDVLSDAETLKLQGDTIIELGKKPKSIDEIQGQYMGLFSFSAEFLPKVIGFYHHLNTQVLYDGKDFDNMYMTSFLQGLIDTGFEAHCIKNIWKWLEIDSVSDLEV; the protein is encoded by the coding sequence ATGAAAGCGTTAATATTGGCTGCTGGTTTTGGGTCAAGACTTATGCCACTTACAAAAGATATCCCAAAATGCCTTGTGCAATACAAACAAAAAGCAATTTTAGAATATGCGCTATGCGCTTTGAGAGAATCTGGCATTACAGATATTGGCATTGTTGGGGGATACAAATTTGAAGTTTTGGAGCAATATGCAAAAACACATGGCATCAACTATATATTCCGAAATCCACATTTTGCTAAAACAAACATGGTCGCTACACTTTTTTGCGCAGAGGGTTTTTTGACAAAATGTGTAAATGAGCAAGAGGGGGTATTGATATCTTATGCAGATATTATCTATCAAAAAGAGCTTGTTGAAGCGATGAAGTCATATAAAGGTGATTTTGGCATAGCAATTGATATGAATTGGCGCGCATTATGGGAGAGGAGATTTACTGATGTGCTTAGCGACGCAGAGACTTTAAAATTGCAAGGAGATACAATCATTGAGCTTGGTAAAAAACCTAAAAGCATAGATGAGATACAAGGGCAGTATATGGGGCTTTTTAGCTTTAGTGCTGAATTTTTACCAAAGGTGATTGGCTTTTATCATCATCTTAATACGCAAGTACTCTATGACGGAAAAGATTTTGACAATATGTATATGACAAGTTTTTTACAAGGTTTGATTGATACTGGGTTTGAGGCACATTGTATAAAAAACATATGGAAATGGTTAGAGATAGATTCTGTTTCTGACTTGGAAGTGTAA